Proteins co-encoded in one Oreochromis aureus strain Israel breed Guangdong linkage group 3, ZZ_aureus, whole genome shotgun sequence genomic window:
- the LOC120438540 gene encoding butyrophilin-like protein 2 isoform X5, which translates to MKMLLPLLLLVLNDQLEVTMGKTSDFIILPCKTKPELPEDSRVEWTHADLVVHVYSNRSDDLKNQDDLYCDRTKMNKDLLRTGDLSLTLKYPTERDSGGYICTIYRDKDILRQKVVLQVKEPFPSWATVLLVLLGLLVLIGISGGLIYYFRHYFMSVYKVKVDSGLESVLLPCKARVWLPKHAKVEWKDKYNRKVHVCKNGSDQPEELHPDFKTRTKMKKNLLKLGDFSLTLKNPTFANTYTCTICDRQENIIHLLMEKKVELKVRVPQVEADSGEEYVKLPCKTSLDFTLLYNATIEWTNTYNTKVHVYQNGSDQPEEQDKIYKDRTEMNKDLLTSKDLSLTLKYPTDANTGIYTCTVYNSERNILLKRKVELKVRDCLVEVVEGAESVELPFKTTGNLPEDATVEWEYCEPECRKVHVYENGSDQPDKQDEKYRDRTSMNEDLLKTGDLSLTLKVKDPTDEDSGRYRCEVKLGYKLLRRKMLFLKGRVQVQDQTGDIRNRSSSIDPTPLMADQSV; encoded by the exons ATGAAGATGTTGCTGCCACTCCTGCTCCTCGTACTCA ACGACCAACTGGAGGTGACAATGGGGAAAACATCAGACTTCATCATCCTACCTTGCAAAACAAAACCTGAGCTGCCCGAGGACTCTAGAGTTGAGTGGACTCATGCTGACCTAGTGGTCCATGTGTATTCAAACAGAAGTGATGACCTTAAGAACCAGGACGACCTTTACTGTGATCGCACGAAGATGAACAAAGACCTGCTgagaactggagacctcagtctgaccctgaaataccccacagagagagacagtggaggatacatctgcaccatctacagggacaaagacatcctgagacagaaagtagtgctgcaggtcaaag AACCGTTTCCATCCTGGGCCACAGTTCTCCTGGTTCTCTTGGGCCTCCTGGTTCTTATTGGGATTTCTGGAGGTCTCATATATTATTTCCGGCACTATTTCATGTCAG TTTACAAGGTGAAGGTGGATTCAGGGCTGGAGTCTGTCCTGTTGCCCTGCAAAGCCAGAGTTTGGCTGCCCAAACATGCaaaagtggagtggaaggacaAATATAacaggaaggtccacgtgtgtaagaacggctctgaccagcctgaagaactgCACCCAGATTTCAAAACCAGAACCAAGATGAAGAAAAATCTGCTGAAGCTTGGAGActtcagtctgaccctgaaaaaCCCCACATTCGCaaacacctacacctgcaccatcTGTGACCGGCAGGAAAACATCATCCATCTCCTGATGGAGAAAaaagtggagctgaaagtcagag tcccccaggtggaggCGGATTCAGGGGAAGAGTATGTGAAACTACCCTGCAAAACCTCTTTAGATTTTACCCTACTTTACAACGCAACCATTGAGTGGACAAACACGTACAACacgaaggtccacgtgtatcagaatggctctgaccagcctgaagaacaggacAAGATCTATAAAGATCGAACAGAGATGAATAAAGACCTGCTGACATCtaaagacctcagtctgaccctgaaataccccacagatgcAAACACAGGtatctacacctgcaccgtctacaacaGCGAgagaaacatcctgctgaagagaaaggtggagctgaaagtcagag actgtctggtggaggtggtggagggggcggagtctgtcgAGCTGCCCTTCAAAACCACAGGAAACCTGCCTGAAGATGCCACAGTAGAGTGGGAATACTGTGAACCTGAATGcaggaaggtccacgtgtatgagaacggctctgaccagcctgacaAACAGGATGAGAAATACAGAGACCGAACATcaatgaatgaagacctgctgaaaactggagacctcagtctgaccctgaaagtGAAAGACCCCACAGATGAAGACAGTGGGAGATACAGATGTGAAGTCAAGCTTGGCTATAAACTTCTCAGAAGGAAAATGCTGTTTCTCAAAG ggagagttcaggtccaggatcaaacaggggacatcaggaacagaagcagctccattgatccgactcctctgatggctgatcaatcagtttga